The Candidatus Hydrogenedentota bacterium genome includes a window with the following:
- a CDS encoding tetratricopeptide repeat protein codes for MDKHVAKTAKTLLKNVGKHAKRVFMGRESIRDAVDGISDDADRLKRVAKGSKAPGDHRRAAQYVEKGRRAYNEKDFARAEEYFHQAIVEDPNYALAYTYLGSTYYQMQRLTDAQGMWAKAIAIDPGSDAAAKAQQRLRRVQHRKEQVIADIERSIRGE; via the coding sequence ATGGACAAGCATGTTGCCAAGACCGCAAAAACGCTCCTGAAAAACGTGGGAAAACACGCCAAGCGCGTGTTCATGGGGCGCGAATCGATCCGCGACGCCGTGGACGGCATCTCGGACGACGCGGACCGGTTGAAGCGCGTCGCAAAAGGGTCAAAAGCGCCGGGCGACCACAGGCGCGCCGCGCAGTATGTCGAGAAAGGCCGCCGCGCATACAACGAAAAGGATTTCGCGCGAGCGGAGGAGTACTTCCACCAGGCAATCGTCGAAGACCCGAACTACGCGCTCGCGTACACCTATCTCGGATCGACGTACTACCAAATGCAGCGGCTCACCGATGCACAGGGCATGTGGGCCAAGGCCATCGCCATCGATCCCGGCTCCGACGCCGCTGCCAAGGCGCAACAGCGCCTGCGCCGAGTCCAGCACCGCAAAGAGCAAGTTATCGCCGATATCGAACGCAGCATCCGGGGAGAGTAG
- a CDS encoding DUF1552 domain-containing protein, with amino-acid sequence MSPKKWQISRRTMLRGMGAAIALPLLDAMVPSRAYAAKKAAKAPVRMACMYFPNGAWMDTWIPKTTGVDFELPYALEPLADFKTALNIFSGLDKAQSKEGDGHYAKTANFLTGLKVAKTTGKDISVGGISMDQLAASHIGHNTPLPSLELGIDPVISGIDSNVGFTRLYGSYISWRSATVPVAKEINPRFVYERLFGSSGTNNKRQAKEYRSLLDMALEDANALRGKLGRDDQIKLDEYLESVRAVEKRIEFGLNKKRSDWQPNKDVTIPEPPDAKPPADFREHVTLMLDLMVLAFQTDSTRVQSFMFANDVSGRNFSFLPGVSGGHHDMSHHENKEEKITQYREINRWHCAQLAYLLGKLRDVKEGEGTLLDNSMILFGSSISDGNRHDPNNLPIVVAGGAGGAFKTGRHIAAEKGTPLCNLYLTMLGAMGVPADSFGDSTGTIKDVVVA; translated from the coding sequence ATGAGCCCTAAGAAGTGGCAGATTTCCCGGCGGACGATGCTGCGCGGCATGGGCGCGGCGATTGCCTTGCCGTTGCTGGACGCGATGGTCCCGTCCCGTGCGTATGCCGCGAAGAAAGCGGCCAAGGCGCCGGTCCGCATGGCGTGCATGTACTTTCCGAACGGCGCGTGGATGGACACCTGGATTCCGAAGACGACCGGCGTGGACTTTGAACTGCCTTACGCGCTCGAACCGCTGGCCGATTTCAAAACCGCGCTCAACATTTTTTCCGGCCTCGACAAGGCGCAGAGCAAGGAAGGCGACGGCCACTACGCGAAGACCGCGAATTTCCTCACCGGTCTGAAAGTCGCCAAGACGACCGGCAAAGACATCAGCGTCGGCGGTATTTCGATGGACCAACTCGCCGCGTCACACATCGGCCACAACACGCCGCTGCCCTCGCTCGAACTCGGCATCGACCCCGTCATTTCCGGCATCGACAGCAACGTCGGCTTCACGCGCCTGTACGGCTCGTACATTTCGTGGCGTTCGGCGACCGTGCCCGTCGCGAAAGAGATCAATCCGCGCTTCGTCTATGAACGCCTTTTCGGCAGCAGCGGTACGAACAACAAACGCCAGGCGAAGGAATACCGCAGCCTGCTCGACATGGCCCTCGAAGACGCCAACGCCCTCCGCGGCAAGCTCGGCCGCGACGATCAAATCAAACTCGACGAATACCTCGAATCCGTTCGCGCCGTCGAGAAACGCATCGAGTTCGGACTGAACAAGAAGCGCAGCGACTGGCAACCGAACAAAGACGTAACGATTCCCGAACCGCCCGACGCGAAACCGCCCGCGGACTTCCGCGAACATGTCACCCTCATGCTCGACCTCATGGTGCTCGCGTTCCAGACCGACTCGACCCGCGTCCAGTCCTTCATGTTCGCCAACGACGTCTCCGGCCGGAACTTCTCGTTCCTCCCCGGCGTCTCCGGCGGCCATCACGACATGTCGCACCACGAGAACAAGGAAGAGAAGATCACGCAGTACCGCGAGATCAACCGTTGGCACTGCGCCCAACTCGCGTACCTCCTCGGCAAACTACGCGACGTGAAAGAAGGCGAAGGCACCCTGCTCGACAACAGCATGATCCTCTTCGGCTCGAGCATTTCCGACGGCAATCGCCACGATCCGAACAACCTGCCCATCGTTGTAGCCGGCGGCGCGGGCGGCGCGTTCAAGACCGGCCGGCACATCGCCGCCGAAAAAGGCACGCCCCTCTGTAACCTCTACCTCACCATGCTCGGCGCCATGGGCGTCCCTGCCGATTCCTTCGGCGACAGCACCGGCACAATCAAGGACGTGGTGGTCGCGTAA
- a CDS encoding iron-containing alcohol dehydrogenase: MRSPLPVSPFRFSLTTEVLFGGNTFATAGDQVRRFGSRPLIVTGKRSARAAGILDRAMEQMPNAIVFDAIDENPDTTVCEQCAAACREHDRDVVLAIGGGSPMDAAKAIAVMARNDAPCAHYFGADKYGKSPLPVVAVPTTAGTGSEVTPYAVLIDPEQRAKRTISGAALFPRAAILDPELTRTMPRHVTVATGLDALSQCMEGIVSRKSTPIGDAIALQGIRRVCEFLPRAANDGGDMEARTEMMCAALLSGIIVAQSGTTLVHGMGYSYTIECGIAHGLANALLLAPLFAHNARIAPDRVATIAEAMGGDATKPGPSVVRALYGLMAQLGVSPAACDHGVTQAQIETFAAEIAKDPYRFRNQIGELNRDDVMRFYSQSLVGSADGAA, encoded by the coding sequence GTGCGATCGCCCCTTCCAGTCAGCCCCTTTCGTTTCTCTCTCACAACCGAGGTCCTTTTTGGCGGGAACACGTTCGCGACGGCCGGCGATCAAGTTAGGCGCTTCGGATCGCGGCCGTTGATCGTGACGGGGAAGAGATCGGCGCGCGCGGCCGGGATTCTGGACCGCGCGATGGAACAAATGCCGAACGCAATCGTGTTCGATGCGATTGACGAGAACCCGGACACCACAGTCTGCGAGCAGTGCGCCGCGGCGTGCCGGGAACACGACCGCGACGTCGTGCTCGCGATCGGCGGCGGCAGTCCGATGGATGCGGCAAAGGCCATCGCCGTGATGGCGCGAAACGACGCGCCATGCGCGCATTACTTCGGCGCGGACAAGTATGGCAAGAGTCCGCTGCCCGTCGTCGCGGTCCCGACAACAGCGGGTACGGGCAGCGAGGTCACGCCATACGCGGTGTTGATCGATCCCGAGCAGCGCGCGAAACGCACGATTTCGGGCGCGGCCTTGTTTCCGCGCGCGGCGATTCTCGACCCCGAGTTGACACGCACCATGCCGCGTCACGTGACCGTTGCGACAGGCCTCGATGCATTGAGCCAGTGCATGGAAGGAATCGTCTCGAGGAAATCGACGCCCATTGGCGACGCGATCGCGTTGCAGGGGATTCGCCGCGTGTGCGAGTTCCTGCCGCGCGCGGCAAACGATGGCGGCGACATGGAAGCGCGCACGGAGATGATGTGCGCGGCGCTGCTGTCCGGCATCATTGTCGCGCAGAGCGGCACAACGTTGGTGCACGGCATGGGGTACAGTTACACGATCGAGTGCGGCATTGCGCATGGGCTGGCGAATGCGTTGCTGCTCGCGCCGCTGTTCGCGCACAACGCGCGGATAGCGCCCGACCGCGTCGCGACCATCGCGGAGGCCATGGGCGGCGATGCAACCAAGCCGGGGCCGTCCGTCGTTCGCGCTTTGTACGGGCTAATGGCGCAGCTTGGCGTTTCGCCGGCCGCCTGCGATCACGGCGTTACACAGGCGCAGATCGAAACCTTTGCAGCGGAGATCGCGAAAGACCCCTACCGCTTCCGCAACCAGATCGGCGAGCTGAATCGGGACGACGTGATGCGGTTCTACTCCCAATCGTTGGTCGGGTCGGCCGACGGCGCCGCGTGA
- a CDS encoding DUF1585 domain-containing protein has product MSSKKWQIARRTMLRGMGAAIALPLLDAMVPSRAYAAKKAAKAPVRMACMYFPNGAWMDTWIPKATGADYELPYALGRSLTQYDDCVIKSCVKALKDSDYKPSALITQIVLSYPFRHRYSGGHEEKTAKSAS; this is encoded by the coding sequence ATGAGCAGTAAGAAATGGCAAATCGCACGCCGTACGATGCTACGCGGCATGGGCGCAGCGATTGCCTTGCCGTTGTTGGATGCGATGGTCCCGTCGCGGGCGTACGCTGCGAAGAAAGCGGCGAAGGCGCCGGTGCGCATGGCGTGCATGTATTTTCCGAACGGCGCGTGGATGGACACCTGGATTCCGAAGGCAACCGGCGCAGACTACGAGTTGCCCTACGCCCTCGGCCGCTCCCTGACCCAATACGACGACTGCGTCATCAAATCCTGCGTCAAGGCCCTCAAGGACTCCGACTACAAACCCTCCGCCCTCATCACCCAAATAGTCTTGAGTTACCCCTTCCGCCACCGCTACAGTGGCGGTCACGAGGAAAAGACGGCGAAGTCAGCGTCATGA
- a CDS encoding DUF1592 domain-containing protein, which yields MLSRAVIFGLVAFTVLASVARAEGPSFEKDFQPLVAKYCMPCHDAETIKGDLDLERFKSDDEVVDSIAIWQRIAKRLESKEMPPRKAPQPTDEERQKWLAWIAELKPNTVDCDQLASEETASWYPGYVMSRRLNRAEYQNTLRDLLHIDLDVAHLFPADGAGGEGFDNNGSSLFLSAIQIEKYLEAADLAVETAIPAKRGLKLVANEEEKPSSKLITAVPNRRLPARDAARIVLNDFAQRAWRRPVDDAEVDRLLEAFDEAYKRREGYEGSLKFAFKAALVSPHFLFLAEPEPPEPGNYELGDYPLAARLSYFLWASMPDDELFVLAMHGELRNTETLQKQITRMLRDPKAKALGEQFALQWMGITQLGETTKPDAARFPEFDEALAKTLQAEAAAFFNYIVAEDRSLLELIDARYTFANDKLAAIYGLENVTGPELRKVDLADENRGGVMSMPAVLTMTSHPLRTSPVLRGKWVLESLLGDRVPPPPPNVAQLPEDDVQPDGLTFRQRMEAHRKNPDCASCHQRMDPIGFGLENFDPIGRWRTEQAGQPLDASGELPDGRRFNGPKELKDIVLAQKGQFAGNLSRKLTGYAFGRPLNQYDDCVIKACAEALQDSDYRPSALITKIVLSYPFRHRYSGGHEVVTEKS from the coding sequence ATGCTGTCACGCGCTGTCATTTTCGGCCTGGTCGCCTTTACCGTGCTCGCGTCCGTTGCGCGCGCCGAAGGCCCGAGCTTCGAAAAGGACTTCCAACCCCTCGTCGCAAAATACTGCATGCCCTGCCACGACGCGGAGACGATCAAAGGCGATCTCGATCTCGAACGCTTCAAGTCGGACGACGAAGTCGTCGATTCCATCGCCATTTGGCAGCGCATCGCGAAACGTCTCGAAAGCAAGGAAATGCCCCCGCGCAAGGCGCCGCAACCCACGGACGAAGAACGCCAAAAATGGCTCGCGTGGATCGCCGAGTTAAAGCCCAACACCGTCGACTGCGATCAACTCGCCAGTGAAGAGACCGCAAGCTGGTATCCCGGCTACGTTATGAGCCGCCGTCTCAACCGCGCGGAATACCAAAACACGCTCCGCGACCTGCTGCACATCGATCTCGACGTCGCGCACCTCTTCCCCGCCGACGGTGCGGGCGGCGAAGGATTCGACAACAACGGCAGTTCGCTCTTCCTCTCCGCGATCCAGATCGAAAAATACCTCGAAGCCGCCGACCTCGCCGTCGAAACGGCGATCCCCGCGAAACGCGGACTGAAACTCGTCGCCAACGAAGAAGAAAAACCGTCGAGCAAACTCATCACCGCGGTCCCGAACCGCAGACTCCCCGCACGCGACGCCGCCCGTATCGTCTTGAACGATTTCGCGCAACGCGCCTGGCGCCGCCCAGTCGATGACGCGGAAGTGGACCGCCTCCTCGAAGCTTTCGACGAGGCCTACAAACGCCGCGAAGGCTACGAAGGCTCGCTGAAATTCGCGTTCAAGGCCGCGCTCGTCTCCCCGCACTTCCTCTTCCTCGCCGAACCCGAACCGCCCGAACCCGGCAATTACGAACTCGGCGACTACCCGCTCGCCGCGCGCCTCTCCTATTTCCTGTGGGCGTCCATGCCCGACGACGAACTGTTCGTCCTCGCCATGCACGGCGAACTCCGCAACACCGAAACGCTCCAGAAACAAATCACGCGCATGCTCCGCGATCCGAAGGCCAAGGCCCTCGGCGAACAGTTCGCGCTCCAATGGATGGGGATCACGCAGCTCGGCGAAACGACCAAACCCGATGCCGCGCGTTTCCCGGAATTCGACGAAGCCCTCGCCAAAACCTTGCAGGCGGAGGCGGCAGCCTTCTTCAATTACATCGTCGCCGAAGACCGCAGCCTCCTCGAACTCATCGACGCGCGCTACACCTTCGCCAACGACAAGCTCGCTGCCATCTACGGCCTCGAAAACGTCACCGGCCCCGAACTGCGCAAGGTCGACCTCGCCGACGAAAACCGCGGCGGCGTCATGAGCATGCCCGCCGTCCTCACCATGACCTCGCATCCCCTGCGCACCAGCCCCGTTCTGCGCGGCAAGTGGGTGCTCGAATCGCTTTTGGGCGACCGCGTTCCGCCCCCGCCGCCGAACGTGGCCCAATTGCCGGAGGACGACGTCCAACCCGACGGCCTCACCTTCCGCCAACGCATGGAGGCCCACCGCAAGAACCCGGACTGCGCTTCCTGCCACCAGCGCATGGACCCCATCGGGTTCGGCCTCGAGAATTTCGACCCCATTGGCCGCTGGCGCACGGAACAGGCGGGCCAGCCGCTGGACGCCTCGGGCGAACTGCCCGACGGCCGCAGATTCAACGGCCCTAAAGAGTTAAAAGATATCGTGCTTGCCCAGAAGGGGCAATTCGCCGGCAACCTCTCCCGCAAACTGACTGGCTACGCCTTTGGTCGCCCCCTGAACCAATACGACGACTGCGTAATCAAAGCCTGCGCCGAGGCCCTCCAAGACTCCGACTACAGGCCCTCCGCCCTTATCACCAAAATAGTCTTGAGTTACCCCTTCCGGCACCGGTACTCTGGGGGGCACGAGGTAGTGACCGAAAAGTCATGA
- a CDS encoding cation:proton antiporter, with product MKGTRLSALDYTLLLLTVGILLLAARAAGELADRFGQPAVLGEIAAGIALGPTALGRFAPDAAATLFPAAGPRVVVLDGLFLLAIVLFMLVAGMEVDLSTVWRQGRAAAAVGIAGTTLPFAFGFVAAWLAPNLLGFDGDSSPYIFALFFATALSISALPVIAKTLMDLGLYYTDLGMIVISAAIVSDVAGWMLFAVILGMMDIESAHAGGIAFTIALVIGFAATMLTVVRWAIHRALPWVQAHTSFPGGVLGLALALALCSAAFTEWAGVHAIFGAFLAGVAIGDSSHLRNHTRTIIRQFVSFFFAPLFFASIGLKVDFAAHFDLGLVLIVIVLACIGKVLACGGAGILAGMPKRESWAVAFALNARGAMEIILGLLALRYGVISERLFVALVVMALVTSVMSGVWIPAVLKRAKRRKIEDFLSAKTYMRELRATDPRGAIRELSESVAQAVGLEPAALSLAASDREFIASTALGNGVAVPHARVAGAKAFCVGVGISPVGIDFNAPDGKPAHVLFLLASPAHDDGAQLEILADVADRFSDPAFYEKVAAAGSYTEFLAVLRTRGN from the coding sequence ATGAAGGGGACCAGATTGAGCGCGCTCGATTACACGCTATTACTGCTCACGGTAGGAATTCTTCTGCTTGCGGCGCGCGCGGCCGGCGAGTTGGCGGACCGGTTTGGCCAGCCGGCAGTGCTCGGCGAGATTGCCGCGGGAATCGCGCTGGGTCCGACGGCCCTCGGCCGGTTCGCGCCGGACGCGGCGGCGACATTGTTTCCGGCGGCGGGCCCGCGGGTCGTCGTGCTCGATGGCCTCTTCCTCCTTGCGATTGTGCTGTTCATGCTGGTCGCGGGGATGGAAGTCGATCTCTCGACCGTATGGCGGCAGGGGCGCGCGGCGGCGGCCGTTGGCATCGCGGGAACGACGTTGCCGTTTGCATTTGGTTTCGTCGCGGCCTGGCTTGCACCCAACCTCCTGGGGTTCGACGGCGATTCGTCGCCCTACATTTTCGCGCTGTTCTTCGCGACGGCCCTTTCCATCTCGGCGTTGCCGGTCATCGCAAAAACCCTGATGGACCTTGGCCTGTATTACACCGACCTCGGCATGATCGTTATCTCGGCGGCCATCGTGAGCGACGTAGCGGGCTGGATGCTGTTCGCCGTCATTCTGGGAATGATGGACATCGAATCCGCCCATGCCGGCGGCATTGCGTTCACGATTGCATTGGTTATCGGTTTCGCGGCGACGATGCTGACGGTGGTGCGCTGGGCGATTCATCGCGCGCTGCCGTGGGTGCAGGCGCACACCAGTTTTCCCGGCGGCGTGCTCGGCCTTGCGCTCGCGTTGGCGCTGTGCAGCGCGGCGTTCACGGAATGGGCGGGCGTCCATGCTATCTTCGGCGCATTCCTCGCAGGCGTGGCCATTGGCGATTCGTCCCACCTGCGCAATCACACCCGCACGATCATCCGGCAGTTCGTGTCGTTCTTTTTCGCGCCGCTGTTCTTCGCGTCGATCGGACTGAAGGTGGACTTCGCCGCCCACTTCGATCTTGGGCTCGTGCTGATTGTGATTGTGCTGGCGTGCATCGGGAAGGTGCTGGCATGCGGCGGCGCGGGCATCCTGGCGGGCATGCCGAAGCGCGAGTCGTGGGCCGTGGCGTTTGCGCTGAACGCGCGCGGCGCAATGGAAATCATCCTCGGGTTGCTCGCCCTGCGGTACGGCGTGATCAGCGAGCGATTGTTCGTCGCGCTCGTCGTAATGGCGCTCGTCACGTCGGTCATGAGCGGCGTCTGGATTCCCGCTGTGCTAAAGCGGGCGAAGAGGCGAAAGATCGAGGACTTTCTTTCCGCCAAGACCTACATGCGCGAATTGCGCGCAACCGATCCGCGGGGCGCGATCCGCGAACTATCCGAGAGCGTCGCGCAGGCGGTCGGCCTCGAGCCCGCTGCGCTGTCGCTCGCCGCGTCGGACCGCGAATTCATCGCGTCCACCGCGTTGGGAAACGGCGTAGCCGTGCCGCACGCACGCGTCGCGGGTGCGAAAGCGTTCTGCGTGGGCGTGGGAATCTCCCCGGTGGGGATCGATTTCAACGCGCCGGACGGCAAGCCCGCGCACGTGTTGTTCCTGCTGGCGTCTCCCGCGCACGACGACGGCGCGCAACTCGAGATTCTCGCGGATGTGGCGGATCGGTTCTCCGATCCGGCATTCTATGAAAAGGTAGCGGCGGCGGGCTCGTATACGGAGTTCCTTGCCGTGTTGCGCACTCGCGGGAATTGA
- a CDS encoding tetratricopeptide repeat protein has product MSDTKANTMFAERAGAYAALCAITLVAFWPVFSLDFIRLDDTLYVTSNPGVKLGLTAEGIRYAATAIVSGNYHPLTVLSHQLDVSMFGLNPRGHHAVNLLFHAANVCLLFRLLTAMTGAPWRSFIVAALFAVHPLRVESVAWVSERKDVLSTFFMFLAMGAYVKFAERKRAFTYARMLVWYALALLAKPMPVTLPFLLLLLDYWPLRRAGSGARVRDFARAIPKLTIEKLPLFALSAVSCAVTFVVQRDSGAVRGMESVTFAQRIENVIVAYVMYLQQLFVPVDLAPHYPMTDYSTARVVLCGVLLAAISVAAFLLMRTRPYCFTGWFWYVGTLVPVIGIVQVGNQAYADRYTYVTVVGVTIAIVWTVGEIVEGRTAIQRACIAVCAILIFVLAAATYRQTLYWKDSIVLFTRTIEVSPRSSIAHKVLGLAHAKGGDVASALPHFQRAIELNPLDRDGAFNLGTALLLLDRVDESIPYLNAATSVYEKPADAYTNLGRALMQKNLLPDARMYLLKALEINPKQNDALLNLGIIEGMLNNTQQSVETLADAVRRAPDNADAHYNYGIALLNAGRTEDATRAFEEALRLRPDFPDAAAGLEQVRGAKPPDS; this is encoded by the coding sequence GTGAGCGACACCAAAGCGAATACCATGTTTGCCGAGCGCGCCGGCGCGTACGCGGCGTTGTGCGCGATTACGCTGGTGGCGTTTTGGCCGGTGTTCTCGCTGGATTTCATTCGGCTGGACGATACGCTTTATGTGACGTCCAATCCGGGGGTAAAGCTCGGGCTGACGGCGGAGGGCATCCGGTACGCGGCGACGGCGATTGTCTCCGGCAATTATCATCCGCTGACGGTGCTGTCGCACCAGCTCGATGTGTCGATGTTCGGATTGAATCCGCGCGGGCACCACGCGGTGAACTTGCTGTTCCACGCAGCAAATGTCTGTCTTCTGTTTCGTCTGCTGACTGCGATGACGGGTGCGCCGTGGCGTAGCTTCATCGTCGCGGCGCTGTTTGCCGTGCATCCGCTGCGCGTCGAGTCGGTGGCGTGGGTGTCCGAGCGCAAAGACGTGTTGAGCACGTTCTTCATGTTCCTCGCGATGGGCGCGTACGTGAAGTTTGCGGAGCGAAAACGTGCGTTCACCTATGCGCGGATGCTGGTGTGGTACGCCCTGGCGCTGCTGGCGAAACCGATGCCGGTGACGCTGCCGTTTCTGTTGTTGCTGCTCGACTACTGGCCGCTGCGGCGCGCGGGGAGTGGCGCACGGGTGCGCGATTTCGCGCGCGCGATCCCGAAACTCACGATCGAAAAGCTGCCGCTGTTCGCGTTGAGCGCGGTGTCGTGCGCGGTCACATTTGTCGTGCAGCGCGATTCGGGCGCCGTGCGCGGAATGGAGAGCGTGACGTTCGCGCAGCGCATCGAGAATGTGATCGTTGCATACGTGATGTATCTGCAGCAGCTTTTTGTGCCGGTCGATCTCGCGCCGCACTATCCGATGACGGACTATTCGACTGCACGCGTTGTATTGTGCGGAGTGCTGCTGGCGGCTATCAGCGTCGCGGCGTTTCTGCTGATGCGGACGCGACCCTATTGCTTCACGGGATGGTTCTGGTACGTCGGCACGTTGGTCCCGGTGATCGGGATTGTGCAGGTGGGCAATCAAGCGTATGCGGACCGGTACACGTATGTGACGGTCGTTGGCGTGACGATCGCGATCGTCTGGACCGTGGGCGAGATCGTCGAAGGACGTACGGCGATTCAGCGCGCTTGCATTGCGGTTTGTGCGATCCTGATTTTCGTTCTTGCGGCCGCTACGTATCGGCAAACGCTGTATTGGAAAGACAGCATCGTGCTGTTCACGCGGACGATCGAGGTTTCGCCGCGCAGCAGCATCGCGCACAAGGTATTGGGTCTCGCGCACGCGAAGGGCGGGGACGTCGCCAGCGCCCTGCCGCACTTCCAGCGGGCGATAGAGCTGAACCCACTCGATCGCGACGGCGCGTTTAACCTTGGCACGGCGTTGCTGCTGCTGGATCGCGTCGACGAATCGATTCCGTATCTGAATGCGGCGACGTCGGTCTATGAAAAGCCGGCGGATGCGTACACCAATCTGGGCCGCGCGCTGATGCAGAAAAACCTGTTGCCGGACGCGCGCATGTATTTGTTGAAGGCGCTGGAGATCAATCCGAAGCAGAACGACGCGCTGCTGAACCTCGGCATCATCGAGGGCATGCTGAACAACACGCAGCAATCCGTCGAGACGCTTGCCGACGCGGTGCGGCGCGCACCGGACAACGCGGATGCGCATTACAACTACGGTATCGCGCTCCTCAACGCCGGCCGCACGGAAGACGCTACGCGCGCGTTCGAAGAGGCGCTGCGCCTACGCCCGGATTTTCCCGATGCGGCGGCGGGGCTGGAGCAGGTGCGCGGCGCGAAGCCGCCGGATTCATAG
- a CDS encoding SET domain-containing protein-lysine N-methyltransferase: MSRTSQGRIVPTDRYPFAIMKSEIHGVGVFTLANLPARKKIGELTGPLLPLRVARRKVRRQRRIFLVEIDDRCALDCSGGSHLGHVNHCCKPNCYLRIIGKRVEMYTLRRVRANTELTIDYGATPHANGMACACGLPNCKGRL; the protein is encoded by the coding sequence GTGAGTAGAACTTCGCAAGGGCGAATAGTTCCAACGGATCGCTATCCCTTCGCGATCATGAAGAGCGAAATCCACGGCGTTGGTGTTTTCACACTCGCAAATCTTCCCGCGCGGAAGAAGATCGGCGAACTTACCGGCCCGCTGTTGCCGCTGCGCGTAGCACGTAGAAAGGTCCGGCGCCAACGGCGCATCTTCCTCGTCGAAATCGACGACCGATGCGCGCTCGATTGTTCAGGAGGCAGCCACCTCGGCCACGTCAATCACTGCTGCAAACCCAACTGCTACCTGCGCATCATCGGCAAGCGCGTCGAGATGTACACGCTCCGCCGCGTCCGCGCGAACACCGAACTCACCATCGACTATGGCGCAACCCCCCACGCCAACGGAATGGCCTGCGCCTGCGGCCTGCCAAACTGCAAGGGCCGGCTATGA